GACCTCCAGGATCGGGGGTACGCCCCAGCGACGATCGCCAAGGCCTATCAGATCCTGTCGCGTGCCTTCCGGGTCGCCGTTGCCGACGGCCTCATTGCCCGCACGCCATGTAGGGAGATCAAGCTCCCCAAGAATGACCGCGATGAGAAGCGCTTCCTCACCGCCACCGAGGTCGAGCAGCTTGCTGACGCCATCGACCCCCGGTACCGGGCGTTGATCCTCACCGGTACCTACACGGGACTGCGCTTCGGCGAGCTCGCTGGCCTCCGCACGAACAAGCTGGACCTGCTCCGTCGCACGCTTCGCGTCGACGAGCAGCTCAGCCGGCAGGGGTCATGGAGAATGGTCGCCGGACCGCTCAAGTCCAAGAAGGCCTACCGCACGATCGGCATCCCCACCTTCCTGTGCGAAGAGCTGGCCATCCACCTCAGCGAGTTCCCATCCGCCTCGGATCTGGTGTTCTCCCATGCCCAGGGAGGACCACTCGACTACAACCGATTCCGCCGGCGACATTGGAACCCCGCCGTCGAAGCGTCCGTCGACCCGCCGTGCACCCCACACGACCTCCGGCACACCCACGTGGCAATGCTCATCGCCGAGAACCAGTCCCCCAGATACATCGCCGACCGACTCGGACATGAGAGCACCCGGACCGTTCTCGACGTCTACGGACATCTCTACGAGGGGGTTGATGAGGCCGCGATGGAGGGTCTAGATCGGCTCCGTTCGGAAGCTCTGACGGACACCAGACGGACACCAGACGGTTCAAACGTCGTGTCGATGAACTCCGAGAACGCGAATCATCAAGCCCTGTAAGGGTTTTCTCTGGTGGGCGCTACTGGGATCGAACCAGTGACCTCTGCCGTGTGAAGGCAGCGCTCTCCCGCTGAGCTAAGCGCCCCAATGCGCGGCGAGTATACGC
This genomic window from Gammaproteobacteria bacterium contains:
- a CDS encoding tyrosine-type recombinase/integrase, with the translated sequence MAHIRRHPKAPHRWQVRYVDPYGKERSKNFARRIDAEKYLHTVEVQKIRGEWTDPAAGKTRFGDWAVQVDTTRPNRRDSTRARDSSYLRSLVLPTFGDVELAAVHPNDIRVWIADLQDRGYAPATIAKAYQILSRAFRVAVADGLIARTPCREIKLPKNDRDEKRFLTATEVEQLADAIDPRYRALILTGTYTGLRFGELAGLRTNKLDLLRRTLRVDEQLSRQGSWRMVAGPLKSKKAYRTIGIPTFLCEELAIHLSEFPSASDLVFSHAQGGPLDYNRFRRRHWNPAVEASVDPPCTPHDLRHTHVAMLIAENQSPRYIADRLGHESTRTVLDVYGHLYEGVDEAAMEGLDRLRSEALTDTRRTPDGSNVVSMNSENANHQAL